A stretch of the Arachis stenosperma cultivar V10309 chromosome 6, arast.V10309.gnm1.PFL2, whole genome shotgun sequence genome encodes the following:
- the LOC130935342 gene encoding uncharacterized protein LOC130935342 gives MPQVDLETLVSACAGGSTDRKITCESLAPADEDADAHIYPPEPHPDSPPESFWLSRDEEYDWWDRNAVYERKDSTKGNSNSNSNSTNLNPNFNANNTNSNSQRFSLNIKSKAAIIGLPKPQKPTFVDSKHRRNHKLGNSGLFPKRSSSVAKSESSLNEPSSPKVSCMGRVRSKRDRNRRLRNSRRSSFVAENEKPARTRKKLGFFESFRAIFRTGRRDKPDRKTGSFPGADSSAENSTVIEASSKARPRRSTGSMTDASFAESVTRNSVSEGEPPGLGGMMRFASGRRSESWVAGEPEIHVAQ, from the coding sequence ATGCCACAGGTTGATTTGGAAACACTCGTTTCAGCCTGCGCCGGCGGGTCCACCGACCGCAAAATCACCTGCGAGTCCTTAGCCCCCGCCGACGAAGACGCCGACGCCCATATTTATCCTCCGGAGCCTCACCCTGATTCGCCGCCGGAGTCATTTTGGCTCTCCAGAGACGAAGAATACGACTGGTGGGACCGCAACGCCGTCTATGAGCGCAAGGATTCCACAAAAGGAAACTCAAACTCCAATTCCAATTCCACCAACCTGAATCCTAACTTCAACGCCAACAACACCAACTCCAACTCGCAGAGATTCTCTCTTAACATCAAATCCAAGGCAGCAATCATTGGCCTTCCGAAGCCTCAGAAACCTACCTTCGTCGACTCCAAGCACCGTCGCAACCACAAGTTAGGAAACTCCGGGCTGTTTCCAAAGCGGAGCTCCTCCGTCGCTAAATCGGAGTCATCGCTCAACGAACCATCGTCGCCCAAGGTGTCTTGCATGGGAAGGGTTAGATCCAAGCGCGATCGTAATCGAAGGTTGAGAAACTCCCGGAGATCCTCCTTCGTCGCCGAAAACGAGAAACCGGCCAGAACACGCAAAAAACTCGGTTTCTTCGAGAGTTTCCGCGCAATTTTCCGCACCGGTCGAAGAGATAAACCAGACAGAAAAACCGGTTCTTTTCCGGGTGCGGATTCATCCGCGGAGAATAGCACGGTTATTGAGGCGTCGTCGAAGGCGCGGCCACGGCGTAGCACGGGGAGCATGACTGACGCGTCGTTTGCGGAGTCAGTCACGCGAAATAGCGTGTCGGAGGGTGAACCGCCTGGTTTGGGAGGAATGATGCGGTTCGCGTCAGGAAGGAGGTCCGAGTCGTGGGTAGCAGGTGAGCCCGAGATCCACGTGGCGCAGTAA
- the LOC130934289 gene encoding protein MAINTENANCE OF MERISTEMS-like: MGDNPKRLYRLDVVAHIAGVINDEPQRCIRSMRWQQGMRLDERYVLYLQMAGLYHLGRLDDRWFWLDEPLVSAFVERWCPETHTFHMPFRECTITLQDVAYQLGLPVDGYYVSGCLTDFQIYIQGGRPAWVWFQELLGVIPPPSQVQKFAVNCTWFQETFGECPEGADEETV; this comes from the exons ATGGGGGACAATCCGAAAAGGCTATATCGGTTGGACGTAGTTGCTCATATAGCCGGGGTCATCAACGACGAG CCACAGCGATGCATCAGGAGCATGCGGTGGCAGCAGGGCATGCGACTCGATGAGCGGTATGTTCTGTACTTGCAGATGGCCGGATTATACCATCTTGGGAGGCTGGACGATAGATGGTTCTGGTTAGATGAGCCCCTTGTCAGTGCCTTCGTCGAGCGGTGGTGTCCGGAGACGCACACCTTCCATATGCCGTTCAGAGAGTGCACTATCACACTTCAGGACGTGGCGTACCAGTTGGGGTTGCCAGTGGATGGGTATTATGTTAGTGGTTGCCTTACAGATTTCCAGATATACATCCAGGGTGGCCGTCCAGCTTGGGTGTGGTTCCAGGAGTTGCTTGGAGTGATTCCTCCTCCGAGCCAGGTTCAGAAGTTCGCAGTAAACTGCACCTGGTTCCAGGAGACTTTTGGAGAGTGCCCTGAGGGAGCCGATGAGGAGACTGTGTGA
- the LOC130932545 gene encoding CASP-like protein 2B1, with amino-acid sequence MLGRDLNQRSPVKIFWRFNFSKIKKIGFRMCCCGKKTSAFMIFGRNLTILVVGIGDLRRRLYALNLLHFVGFLVVANGLAAGYSLIQGLRCVVSLVRGSVLFNKPLAWAIFSADQV; translated from the exons ATGTTGGGTCGAGATCTCAACCAGCGCTCCCCCGTGAAG ATATTCTGGAGGTTTAATTTTAGCAAGATTAAGAAGATTGGTTTCCGTATGTGCTGTTGTGGTAAAAAAACCTCTGCCTTTATGATCTTTGGAAGAAATCTGACCATTCTGGTAGTTGGTATAGGTGATTTGCGGCGTCGCCTCTATGCCTTGAATCTTCTCCATTTCGTTGG ATTCTTGGTAGTTGCGAATGGTTTGGCTGCTGGATACTCTTTGATTCAAGGACTCCGTTGTGTTGTGAGTTTGGTTAGGGGAAGTGTTCTCTTCAACAAGCCCTTAGCTTGGGCCATTTTCTCTGCTGATCAG GTCTAG